A window of the Tenebrio molitor chromosome 1, icTenMoli1.1, whole genome shotgun sequence genome harbors these coding sequences:
- the LOC138129387 gene encoding probable RNA helicase armi, whose protein sequence is MQLGPVVLSQVAADYGLEESYLERISEQDSKEAAILEKLQEMLPRTGDDKIASIVFHGVFGENFQTEHSPSWFNPNEAAQVFYYVNELYRLGLTESDIGIITPYKAQTKQLIELFKEAEFNLPKIGTVEEFQGQEFNVIILSTVRSNKKYLASDIKYTMGFISSPRRLNVSITRAKALMIIVGNPQLLSVDRCWRSVIKYCTDKGSFVGSSAK, encoded by the exons ATGCAACTGGGGCCTGTGGTCCTGTCTCAAGTCGCGGCAGACTACGGCTTGGAAGAATCGTATCTGGAGCGC ATTTCAGAGCAAGACAGCAAAGAAGCGGCGATTCTCGAAAAGCTGCAAGAGATGCTACCTCGCACCGGGGACGACAAGATCGCCTCGATAGTATTTCATGGCGTTTTCGGCGAGAACTTTCAAACGGAACACTCGCCATCCTGGTTTAATCCCAACGAAGCGGCGCAAGTTTTCTATTACGTGAACGAGCTGTACCGATTAGGCTTGACGGAAAGCGATATCGGGATCATAACTCCGTACAAAGCTCAG ACCAAGCAGTTGATAGAACTGTTTAAAGAGGCCGAGTTCAATTTACCGAAAATAGGGACGGTGGAAGAATTTCAAGGTCAGGAATTCAACGTCATTATTTTGTCTACGGTGCgctcaaacaaaaaatacttgGCCAGCGATATCAAGTACACGATGGGTTTCATATCGAGTCCCAGACGGTTGAATGTTTCGATTACGAGAGCCAAGGCTCTGATGATCATCGTGGGGAACCCCCAGTTGTTGTCTGTCGATCGGTGTTGGCGTTCCGTCATCAAGTACTGTACCGACAAGGGTAGTTTCGTAGGTAGCTCTGCAAAATAA